The following are from one region of the Coffea eugenioides isolate CCC68of chromosome 2, Ceug_1.0, whole genome shotgun sequence genome:
- the LOC113763115 gene encoding transcription factor bHLH36-like, producing MDDFTSSLIPLQQDDDSQLFPYDLTVPTIHPCLDDTIHHQDLGNQAASSLAPHQQQHYDQVTSIDDDDNNNHHPRGRQRKKPSSAIPADNNDPDDSKQKRAAHRDVERLRRQEMANLYASLRNLLPLEYIKGKRSMSDQVHQAVNYITHKEKNIRELKVKRDKLRNLMGGSSDLNVKSVEETNSSSTTFTVKQCESGGIEILMKNDLAGNCFPLSRVLDMLLDEGLNVVNCVCTKVDENFLYTIQTEVQFLKISSFLLAFCKVLI from the exons ATGGATGACTTTACTTCCTCTTTGATTCCTTTACAACAAGACGATGATTCCCAGCTTTTTCCATATGACCTTACAGTCCCTACCATTCATCCTTGCCTAGACGACACTATCCATCATCAAGATCTGGGAAATCAGGCTGCATCCTCACTTGCTCCCCATCAACAGCAGCATTACGATCAGGTGACCAGCATCGATGACGATGACAATAACAACCACCACCCCAGGGGAAGGCAGCGAAAAAAACCATCATCAGCTATTCCAGCTGATAACAATGATCCTGATGACAGCAAGCAGAAAAGAGCAGCTCATAGGGATGTTGAGCGTCTAAGGAGGCAAGAAATGGCTAATCTTTATGCTTCTCTCAGGAATCTACTTCCTCTTGAATACATAAAG ggaaAGCGTTCAATGTCTGATCAAGTTCATCAGGCAGTTAACTATATAACACACAAGGAAAAGAATATTAGGGAATTGAAGGTAAAGAGGGACAAGCTTAGAAATTTGATGGGTGGATCGAGCGATCTGAACGTCAAAAGTGTTGAGGAAACAAACTCCTCGTCTACTACGTTCACAGTCAAGCAATGCGAGAGTGGTGGTATCGAGATTCTGATGAAGAATGATTTGGCAGGTAACTGCTTTCCTCTATCAAGGGTACTGGATATGCTGCTTGACGAGGGTCTTAATGTTGTAAACTGTGTCTGCACAAAAGTcgatgaaaattttctttacaCAATCCAAACTGAGGTACA GTTTCTGAAGATTTCAAGTTTCCTGCTTGCTTTTTGTAAGGTTCTCATTTAG